One genomic region from Desulfovermiculus halophilus DSM 18834 encodes:
- a CDS encoding adenylosuccinate synthase — translation MAENVVVVGAQWGDEGKGKIVDLLTEKVEVIVRFQGGNNAGHTLVVKGHKVVLHLIPSGILHPDKLCLIGNGVVLDPEVFCRELDGLNSLGVQVGPSSLKISRKTHLIMPYHKLLDSAREEKKKGPDKIGTTGRGIGPAYEDKVARTGIRAADVLKPQLMLAKMEKAVEEKNVLFQHYFDQPPVKVKDMWEAIQPWTERLKPYLADISAEIASVHHAGKPVLFEGAQGTHLDIDHGTYPYVTSSNTLAGNASAGSGCGPSALHKVVAVVKAYTTRVGAGPFPTELDDETGRHLQTQGAEFGATTGRARRCGWLDLVVLRESCRLNAPQEIALTKLDVLSGLPQIRVCTGYESTEGRLAFPPQMENGLSQVDPVYETLPGWEEDISEIRSFAALPAAAQEYIRCIEQELGVKVGIISVGPDREQTLVR, via the coding sequence ATGGCCGAGAACGTGGTGGTTGTTGGCGCACAGTGGGGAGATGAGGGAAAAGGCAAGATCGTGGATCTGCTCACTGAGAAGGTGGAGGTCATTGTTCGTTTTCAAGGCGGGAACAATGCCGGACACACTCTTGTGGTCAAGGGACACAAGGTGGTCCTGCACCTGATCCCATCCGGCATCTTGCATCCGGACAAGCTGTGTCTCATCGGCAACGGTGTGGTCTTGGATCCGGAGGTCTTTTGCCGGGAGCTGGATGGTCTGAACAGCTTGGGGGTTCAGGTTGGGCCTTCCAGCCTGAAGATCAGCCGGAAGACGCATTTGATAATGCCGTACCACAAGCTTCTGGATTCGGCCAGGGAGGAGAAGAAGAAGGGGCCGGACAAGATAGGGACCACCGGTCGGGGAATCGGCCCGGCCTATGAAGACAAGGTGGCCCGAACAGGGATCCGGGCGGCGGATGTGCTCAAGCCGCAGCTCATGCTGGCCAAGATGGAGAAGGCTGTGGAGGAAAAGAACGTCCTTTTCCAGCATTACTTTGATCAGCCCCCGGTCAAGGTCAAGGACATGTGGGAGGCCATACAGCCGTGGACTGAACGGCTCAAGCCCTATCTGGCCGATATATCGGCAGAGATTGCCTCCGTCCACCACGCCGGCAAGCCGGTGCTGTTCGAAGGGGCGCAAGGAACCCATCTGGATATCGATCACGGAACCTACCCCTACGTTACGTCGTCCAACACCCTGGCTGGAAACGCTTCGGCAGGAAGCGGGTGCGGACCGTCCGCCCTGCACAAGGTGGTGGCCGTGGTCAAGGCCTATACCACCCGGGTGGGAGCGGGACCTTTTCCCACAGAGCTGGACGACGAGACCGGCAGACATTTGCAGACCCAGGGGGCGGAGTTCGGAGCCACTACCGGCCGGGCCCGCAGGTGCGGATGGCTGGATCTGGTTGTGCTGCGCGAGTCCTGCCGGCTGAACGCCCCGCAGGAGATCGCCCTGACCAAGCTGGACGTGCTCAGCGGCCTGCCCCAAATCCGGGTCTGCACCGGCTATGAATCAACAGAGGGACGTCTGGCCTTCCCGCCCCAGATGGAAAATGGGCTCAGCCAGGTGGATCCTGTTTACGAGACCCTGCCCGGCTGGGAAGAGGATATCTCCGAGATCCGTTCCTTTGCCGCTCTGCCGGCCGCCGCCCAGGAATATATCCGGTGCATTGAGCAGGAACTGGGGGTGAAGGTGGGCATCATTTCCGTGGGTCCGGATCGGGAGCAGACCCTGGTCCGGTGA
- a CDS encoding UvrD-helicase domain-containing protein translates to MTTYTADLHIHSRYSRATSKALSVPRLAAWAGVKGVDVLAASDVTHPAWLQEIETHLEENGDGLLRLKDPSCRAPEIPWLDPGALPKAPLFILGTEISSIYKSQGQVRKIHNLVFFSSLDRVRAFNRRLSQVGNLESDGRPILGLDSRDLLEMVLETDPLGFLIPAHIWTPWFSLFGSKSGFNRLSDCYKDLSGHIFALETGLSSDPEMNWLWSDLDAYTLVSNSDAHSGEKLAREANLFSGHPSYEHILHALQGGSETQRFLGSIEFFPEEGKYHLDGHRKCGVVLDPRETARLGGTCPVCGGKLTVGVLSRVLDLADRNTARQPKTAPGFTSLIPLPEVLAEILDKGPKTKAVTSVYAQLIRAFGSELDILRKAPEEDLKPYSPLLAEGISRMRRKEVHRKSGFDGEFGRISVFAPQERSRLTQGSFVSPGMQPPPSQAGVNTHPAGDIPSAEEPASPASHPSPSLNTEQQRAVRSGPHPVLVLAGPGTGKTKTLIGRVEHLLGRGEDPSAILIVTFTRAAARELRERLQSRLPAGTEVPRADTLHALAFAQWKDSRGQPPILMSEPESREAFARALPDIDPAERSAAWDQLARAREQMQVPARLEPHLQAFDRFKTQLGLADYTDLLTAWLDQLRAGTPGTPCSHVLVDEIQDLSVLQGEIIRYLTPEAGTGFFGIGDPDQSIYGFRGAMGDVAECFGRHWPSLETIPLHRNYRSSQTILDFSSRLGSGTALRAHKAGGPGRLTWYQAQSGLQEAHWIARTIKELIGGTGHQQADRSGTEHLAPGDIAVLVRIKALIPPVHKVLHEQGIPCTVPESTPFWEDERIQPILRSVSRFLGLPVDQGKEILDCPDRIIAQGPRKIAEFSARRPDTNQLMWTSRPFKDLCTAYASHGDWNSLMAWIHLEAESAHIRQQAQNVRLLTLHGSKGLEFEAVFLPALEQGILPFSGADLYPGKKQGAGLKPDIEEEKRLFFVGLTRAQSRLYLSCAQRRKIGRFPVRLHPSPLLSGLDWTQVAKVHTVARTRKREKQLSLLDGLE, encoded by the coding sequence ATGACCACATACACAGCAGATCTGCACATCCATTCCCGGTATTCCCGGGCCACGAGCAAGGCCCTGTCCGTTCCCCGCCTGGCCGCCTGGGCCGGGGTCAAGGGAGTGGACGTCCTGGCCGCCAGTGACGTCACCCACCCCGCATGGCTTCAGGAAATCGAGACCCATCTGGAGGAAAACGGCGACGGCCTTCTCCGGCTCAAGGATCCGTCCTGCAGGGCCCCGGAGATCCCCTGGCTCGACCCCGGGGCCCTGCCCAAGGCCCCGCTGTTCATCCTGGGCACCGAGATCAGCTCCATCTACAAAAGTCAAGGCCAGGTCCGCAAGATACACAACCTGGTCTTCTTTTCCTCCCTGGACCGGGTCCGTGCCTTCAACCGCCGCTTGAGTCAGGTCGGCAACCTGGAGTCCGACGGCCGCCCCATCCTGGGCCTGGACAGCCGGGACCTGCTGGAGATGGTTCTGGAGACGGACCCCCTGGGGTTTCTGATCCCGGCCCACATCTGGACCCCCTGGTTCTCCTTGTTCGGATCCAAGTCCGGCTTTAACCGCCTGTCCGACTGCTATAAGGATCTCAGCGGGCACATCTTCGCCCTGGAAACCGGGCTCTCCTCCGATCCGGAAATGAACTGGCTGTGGAGTGATCTGGACGCCTACACCCTGGTTTCCAATTCCGACGCCCACTCCGGAGAGAAGCTGGCCCGGGAGGCCAATCTCTTTTCCGGTCACCCCAGCTATGAACATATCCTCCACGCCCTGCAGGGCGGAAGCGAAACCCAGCGCTTCCTGGGCTCCATCGAGTTCTTTCCCGAAGAGGGCAAGTATCACCTGGATGGACACCGAAAGTGCGGGGTTGTCCTGGATCCCAGGGAAACGGCCAGATTGGGGGGGACGTGTCCAGTCTGCGGCGGGAAGCTCACCGTAGGGGTCCTCAGCAGGGTCCTGGACTTGGCCGATCGGAACACAGCCCGGCAGCCGAAGACCGCCCCGGGCTTCACCTCCCTGATCCCCCTGCCGGAAGTGCTCGCCGAGATCCTGGACAAGGGCCCCAAGACAAAGGCGGTTACTTCAGTCTATGCCCAGTTGATCCGGGCCTTCGGTTCCGAGCTGGACATCCTGCGCAAGGCCCCTGAGGAAGACCTGAAGCCCTATTCACCTCTTTTGGCTGAAGGGATCTCCCGGATGCGACGGAAAGAAGTGCACCGCAAGTCCGGATTTGACGGCGAGTTCGGACGGATTTCGGTTTTCGCCCCCCAGGAGCGCAGCCGGTTGACCCAGGGCAGTTTTGTCAGTCCCGGCATGCAGCCCCCACCTTCCCAGGCCGGGGTGAATACGCACCCAGCAGGAGATATCCCCTCCGCGGAGGAGCCGGCATCGCCAGCATCACATCCATCCCCCAGTCTGAACACCGAACAGCAGCGGGCAGTGCGCAGTGGCCCCCATCCGGTTCTGGTTCTGGCCGGACCGGGCACCGGAAAGACAAAGACCCTCATCGGCCGGGTGGAGCACCTGCTGGGCCGGGGGGAGGATCCGTCCGCGATCCTCATCGTCACCTTTACCCGGGCTGCGGCCAGGGAGCTTCGGGAACGCCTTCAGAGCCGGCTTCCCGCCGGGACGGAAGTTCCCCGGGCCGACACCCTGCATGCCCTGGCCTTTGCCCAGTGGAAAGACAGCCGCGGACAACCCCCTATCCTCATGTCCGAACCCGAGTCCAGAGAGGCATTTGCCCGTGCCCTTCCAGACATCGACCCAGCCGAACGCTCCGCGGCCTGGGACCAGCTGGCCAGAGCCAGAGAACAGATGCAGGTGCCCGCAAGGCTTGAGCCCCACCTCCAGGCCTTTGACCGGTTCAAGACCCAGCTGGGGCTGGCCGACTACACCGATCTGCTGACCGCCTGGCTGGACCAGCTGCGTGCTGGAACTCCCGGGACCCCCTGCTCCCATGTCCTGGTGGACGAAATCCAGGATCTCTCAGTGCTGCAGGGGGAGATCATCAGATACCTGACCCCCGAGGCCGGAACCGGATTCTTCGGCATCGGGGATCCCGATCAGTCCATCTACGGCTTCCGTGGAGCCATGGGCGATGTGGCCGAATGTTTCGGCCGCCACTGGCCGAGCCTGGAAACCATCCCCCTGCACCGCAATTACCGCTCCAGCCAAACCATCCTTGACTTCAGCTCCAGGCTCGGCTCAGGGACGGCCCTGCGGGCCCACAAGGCCGGGGGACCGGGGCGCTTGACCTGGTACCAGGCCCAAAGCGGCCTCCAGGAGGCCCACTGGATCGCCCGGACCATCAAAGAGCTGATCGGGGGCACCGGGCATCAGCAGGCAGACCGGTCCGGGACAGAGCATCTGGCCCCTGGAGACATCGCCGTTCTGGTGCGGATCAAGGCACTCATCCCTCCTGTCCACAAGGTCCTGCACGAACAGGGCATCCCCTGCACTGTGCCTGAATCCACCCCTTTCTGGGAAGACGAGCGCATCCAGCCCATCCTGCGTTCAGTCTCCCGTTTTCTCGGACTCCCTGTGGACCAGGGAAAAGAGATCCTGGACTGCCCGGACCGGATCATAGCCCAAGGTCCGCGGAAAATTGCCGAGTTCTCTGCCCGGCGGCCCGACACCAATCAGCTGATGTGGACCAGCAGGCCCTTCAAGGACTTGTGTACAGCCTACGCCAGCCATGGGGACTGGAACAGCCTTATGGCCTGGATACATCTGGAGGCCGAATCGGCCCATATCCGGCAACAGGCCCAAAACGTCCGCTTGCTTACCCTGCACGGATCCAAAGGTCTGGAATTCGAAGCCGTTTTCCTGCCTGCCCTGGAGCAGGGCATTCTGCCTTTCTCCGGAGCGGACCTGTATCCCGGGAAAAAGCAGGGAGCCGGGCTGAAGCCGGATATTGAGGAGGAAAAAC
- a CDS encoding ribonuclease catalytic domain-containing protein translates to MSSISSPVSAHCVIEYLQDNQPVLGCVLEESGKHVRIINVNKRVMKLSLSRILPWTGPKLPIGSSRQDVLDVLETRHKKRLEHQDAIDAVELWELTHPEVEAESAEWLAGLIWPEPNPDQIAALGRTLLQHKAYFKFQPPKFLVYDPAKVDANLAAMEANRRRQMLVTQGQEFLKALWKHHTSKQAPKPPEPDPEVAAELKQLLLRSMSDPEHKEMGGLWTEVRRGLPEHEHLPLLLAQAWGLVPAHYNVLLDQIGYAWGDAWSANHRKEIARQQELWESLRRPAEDLPLISIDSASTLDMDDAFWVEKDCQGRYRLTLALAWPGLTWDFGSELDMEVAQRMSSLYLPEGTSHLLPEALGISLYSLEADKSTSAFVIQMTLDSTGGLLDTELHCTWVRPRANLTYDQAEALLDSDPEAHNLDQAWALAESLRARRIEQGAVILDQSDPILRVTSEDNGPEVHLAPPASTPRAQLIVSEFMIQVNTALAHWAQEQHIPLLHRTQDIRLPKNLAGVWDDPVDIYQAMRGMSSSKLEIQPQPHASLGVRAYAPVSSALRRYPDLMNLSQLAAYLFDGRPLWTQEELNAVLPGLNARAKAVGKVQRYRTRYWKLLYFQRWCKEWTWLGIVVAEEGQHVVVCLPREQLFLRGSKQLFGDKIIPGTRYQLELGKIDPLNNDIKIIKAREEE, encoded by the coding sequence ATGAGTTCGATTTCCAGCCCAGTCTCAGCCCACTGCGTGATTGAATACCTGCAGGACAACCAGCCCGTGCTGGGCTGTGTCCTGGAGGAAAGCGGCAAGCACGTGCGGATCATCAATGTCAACAAAAGGGTCATGAAGCTCTCCCTGTCCCGGATACTGCCCTGGACCGGACCCAAGCTGCCCATAGGCAGCTCACGACAGGACGTCCTGGACGTTCTGGAGACCAGGCACAAAAAACGCCTTGAGCACCAGGATGCTATCGATGCCGTCGAGCTCTGGGAGCTCACCCACCCGGAGGTGGAGGCGGAAAGCGCGGAGTGGCTCGCCGGACTGATCTGGCCGGAGCCTAATCCGGATCAGATTGCGGCCCTGGGCCGGACCCTCTTGCAACACAAGGCCTATTTCAAGTTCCAGCCTCCCAAATTCCTGGTCTACGATCCGGCCAAGGTGGACGCCAACCTGGCGGCAATGGAGGCCAACCGCCGCCGGCAAATGCTGGTCACCCAGGGGCAGGAGTTTCTCAAGGCCCTGTGGAAACACCACACCTCCAAGCAGGCGCCCAAGCCCCCGGAGCCCGACCCCGAAGTCGCCGCAGAGCTCAAGCAGCTGCTTCTGCGCAGCATGTCCGACCCGGAGCACAAGGAGATGGGAGGACTGTGGACCGAAGTCCGCCGCGGCCTCCCGGAACACGAGCATCTGCCCCTGCTTCTGGCTCAGGCCTGGGGCCTGGTTCCGGCCCATTATAATGTTCTTTTGGATCAGATCGGCTATGCCTGGGGAGATGCCTGGAGCGCAAATCACCGAAAGGAGATAGCCCGCCAGCAGGAGCTCTGGGAAAGCCTGCGGCGCCCTGCGGAAGACCTCCCTTTGATCAGCATCGATTCCGCCAGCACACTGGACATGGACGACGCCTTCTGGGTGGAAAAGGATTGCCAGGGCCGGTACCGTCTGACCCTGGCCCTGGCCTGGCCTGGTCTGACCTGGGACTTTGGATCTGAGCTGGACATGGAAGTGGCCCAGCGTATGAGCAGCCTGTACCTCCCGGAGGGCACCTCCCACCTCCTGCCCGAGGCCCTTGGCATCTCTCTGTACAGCCTGGAGGCGGACAAGAGCACCTCGGCCTTCGTGATCCAGATGACCCTGGATTCCACGGGGGGACTTCTGGACACGGAGCTGCACTGCACCTGGGTCCGGCCCAGGGCAAACCTGACCTACGACCAGGCCGAAGCCCTGCTTGATTCTGACCCGGAGGCCCACAACCTGGACCAAGCTTGGGCTCTGGCCGAGAGTCTCCGCGCGCGGCGCATCGAGCAGGGAGCTGTCATCCTGGACCAGTCCGATCCCATTCTGCGGGTGACATCCGAGGACAATGGCCCGGAGGTCCACCTGGCCCCTCCGGCCTCTACCCCCAGGGCCCAGCTCATCGTCAGCGAGTTCATGATTCAGGTCAATACGGCTCTGGCCCATTGGGCCCAGGAGCAGCACATCCCCCTGCTCCACAGGACCCAGGACATCCGACTGCCCAAGAACCTGGCCGGAGTATGGGATGATCCGGTGGATATCTACCAGGCCATGCGGGGCATGAGCAGCTCCAAGCTGGAAATCCAGCCCCAGCCCCATGCCAGCCTCGGGGTCCGGGCCTATGCCCCTGTCTCCTCCGCGCTGCGCAGATACCCGGACCTGATGAACCTGAGTCAACTGGCGGCCTATCTCTTTGATGGACGTCCCCTGTGGACCCAGGAGGAACTCAACGCCGTCCTCCCGGGGCTGAATGCCAGGGCCAAGGCCGTGGGCAAGGTTCAGCGCTACCGGACTAGGTACTGGAAGTTGCTTTATTTCCAAAGGTGGTGTAAGGAGTGGACGTGGTTAGGGATAGTTGTGGCTGAAGAGGGGCAGCATGTAGTGGTCTGCCTTCCTCGGGAGCAGCTTTTCCTTCGCGGCTCGAAACAGCTCTTCGGGGACAAGATCATCCCTGGAACGCGCTATCAGCTTGAATTGGGCAAAATCGATCCCCTCAACAACGACATCAAAATCATCAAGGCGAGGGAGGAAGAATGA
- a CDS encoding IMP cyclohydrolase, whose translation MTDIKTMYHSLQDDPFPRELHLTIGDRELVLKKRTWTISGEEKGLRYGENPDQPAALYELDQGTLELGGVSFRSPGQGLVSSLMSEQMIQSGKHPGKINLTDVDNGINILQYLSAKPAAVILKHNNPCGAAWSDQGIQEAVSKAYWSDRIAAFGGTVVVNMPLNQESAEFINDPYFEVVAAPDFEPGVVDILKKRKNLRILQIPGLAQLKTLLNTPFLDIKSLVDGGIITQFSFRNRILSTGDWIPAQTETKDGTVLMARQPTAAESDDLLFAWAVEAGVTSNSVIFAKNGATVAIGTGEQDRVGCVDLTIYKARTKYADVLAFKETGLSIYQLRQKAKSEAAAAEQLQAIEARTESEKYGLRDSVLVSDGFFPFRDGVDLAIDHGVTAVAQPGGSLNDAEVITAVNQADPQVAMVFTGQRSFKH comes from the coding sequence ATGACCGACATCAAGACCATGTATCATTCCCTGCAGGACGATCCGTTCCCCCGGGAGCTGCATCTGACCATCGGGGACCGGGAACTGGTCTTAAAGAAAAGAACCTGGACCATCTCCGGCGAGGAAAAGGGCCTGCGCTATGGAGAAAACCCGGATCAGCCCGCAGCCCTGTATGAGCTGGATCAGGGCACTCTTGAGCTGGGCGGGGTCAGCTTTCGCTCCCCCGGGCAGGGCCTTGTCTCCTCCCTGATGTCCGAGCAGATGATCCAGTCCGGCAAGCATCCTGGAAAGATCAACCTGACGGATGTGGACAATGGGATCAACATCTTACAGTACTTAAGCGCCAAGCCGGCGGCAGTGATCCTCAAGCACAACAACCCCTGCGGCGCGGCCTGGTCCGATCAGGGGATCCAGGAAGCGGTCTCCAAGGCCTACTGGTCTGACCGGATCGCCGCCTTCGGAGGAACCGTGGTGGTCAACATGCCCTTGAACCAGGAAAGCGCGGAATTCATCAACGACCCCTATTTCGAGGTTGTTGCCGCTCCGGACTTTGAGCCTGGAGTCGTGGACATCCTCAAGAAGCGGAAGAATCTCCGCATCCTGCAGATCCCCGGTCTGGCCCAGCTGAAGACCCTGCTGAACACCCCTTTCCTGGACATCAAATCCCTGGTGGACGGTGGAATCATAACCCAATTCTCATTCCGCAATCGCATTCTGTCCACCGGAGACTGGATACCGGCCCAGACCGAGACCAAGGACGGCACCGTCCTCATGGCCCGCCAACCCACGGCAGCGGAAAGCGACGACCTCCTTTTCGCCTGGGCGGTGGAAGCCGGCGTTACATCCAACTCGGTCATCTTCGCCAAGAACGGGGCGACTGTGGCTATCGGCACCGGGGAACAGGACCGGGTGGGGTGCGTTGATCTGACCATCTACAAGGCCAGAACCAAGTATGCGGATGTCCTGGCCTTCAAGGAAACCGGACTGTCCATCTATCAGTTGCGTCAAAAGGCCAAGTCCGAGGCGGCGGCCGCGGAGCAGCTGCAGGCCATCGAAGCCAGGACGGAGTCGGAGAAATATGGGCTGCGGGATTCGGTCCTGGTCTCCGACGGATTCTTTCCCTTCCGGGACGGAGTGGATCTGGCCATCGACCACGGGGTGACCGCAGTCGCCCAGCCCGGCGGCTCCTTGAACGACGCCGAGGTCATTACAGCCGTGAATCAGGCCGATCCCCAGGTGGCCATGGTCTTCACCGGCCAACGCTCCTTCAAGCATTAA
- a CDS encoding MogA/MoaB family molybdenum cofactor biosynthesis protein encodes MHCTINEFSASAVHAGSLLLLSSQHQPGIDPGHIFSPELPDSIPVGAIMSPPGREAWFQVHGHCWMPGHPGTDGLWVRAKRDVSATELPRRLQIVKSGVSLAWVTLSDSGAAGKRNDSSGPRIPEMISKHLPLCLSRGFILRDDAGSLQSLLTHLALCEGFDLIVTTGGTGVAPRDITPEVTAGLVHKRLPGFEQAMMQASLAATPRAAISRAVAGILGSSLIINLPGSPKGVRENLAPLLPALDHTLDKIHGDPADCGRETDGPTL; translated from the coding sequence ATGCACTGCACCATCAACGAATTCTCCGCTTCAGCTGTCCACGCCGGCAGCCTCCTCTTGCTTTCGTCTCAGCATCAGCCAGGGATTGATCCAGGGCATATCTTCAGCCCGGAACTCCCGGATTCCATCCCTGTCGGTGCCATCATGTCCCCTCCCGGCCGTGAGGCATGGTTTCAGGTCCATGGGCACTGCTGGATGCCGGGACACCCCGGAACGGACGGACTATGGGTAAGGGCCAAACGGGATGTGTCGGCCACAGAGCTGCCGCGCAGACTGCAGATCGTCAAATCCGGGGTCAGTCTGGCCTGGGTCACTCTCAGCGATTCCGGTGCAGCCGGAAAACGCAACGACTCCAGCGGCCCTCGGATCCCGGAGATGATCTCCAAACACCTTCCCCTCTGCCTCAGTCGAGGGTTTATCCTCAGGGATGACGCCGGCTCGCTGCAAAGCCTGCTCACCCACCTGGCTCTCTGCGAAGGGTTCGACTTGATCGTCACCACCGGGGGCACCGGGGTGGCCCCACGGGATATCACCCCTGAGGTGACTGCCGGACTGGTGCACAAACGACTGCCTGGCTTTGAGCAGGCTATGATGCAGGCATCCCTGGCCGCCACCCCCCGGGCGGCGATCTCCAGGGCCGTAGCCGGCATTCTGGGTTCCAGTCTGATTATCAACCTTCCCGGAAGCCCCAAGGGGGTGCGCGAAAACCTGGCCCCCCTGCTGCCTGCTCTGGATCACACCCTGGACAAGATCCACGGAGACCCGGCGGATTGCGGCCGGGAAACCGACGGCCCAACCCTCTGA
- a CDS encoding two-component system sensor histidine kinase NtrB, which produces MAVRVCLARLVFLVVLLLPLGLTWLATPGERISGAAPAPSYQLFLVAGFSLTILFLLLRNRFSNRILFFWVQLGADLALTFFLILITGGLKSNFAFIGLALLFLYGRTLGMHAANVVAACLALLYLVLAVLQTTQVSLPMALHEASLYASLHVLSLALMLLLVQMNSRRMQHLLQEMTETEMHLRRSEALKRKVLDWMPSGLLVLDPTGRISTINPQALAWAPFEDIRQAVSRSVAEIFPGLHTLWAAWDGQTPLRSEFTHRERLFGATLTRLPEARGSLILFTDITRIKELEAQVKEMEKMAAVGELAAGLAHEIKNPLSGIKTSLQLLPSSRLSEDKRRRLYRIVEDDVQRLNHLLTNFLAFARPKEARAQKINLAQSVHSCLFTLQSEFAHVQFAAGAELDSKTWTWDPDHLHQVLLNLLINAAQAASENEHPRVEIRWGEGRDTEYIAIADNGPGLDPTIADRLFDPFSTTKAEGSGLGLSIAQRLAHQNQANISFTRNTEWASGVTALISTRHPSGPGQDSSSPQHPGVQSP; this is translated from the coding sequence ATGGCTGTTCGGGTCTGTCTGGCCCGCCTCGTTTTCCTGGTGGTTCTCCTTCTCCCCCTGGGTCTGACCTGGCTGGCTACTCCAGGAGAACGCATTTCCGGTGCAGCTCCGGCGCCGAGTTATCAGCTTTTCCTTGTGGCCGGATTCTCGCTGACCATTTTGTTTCTCCTGCTCCGAAACCGGTTTTCCAACCGGATCCTCTTCTTTTGGGTCCAGCTGGGAGCAGACCTGGCCCTGACCTTTTTTTTGATCCTGATCACCGGAGGTCTGAAGAGCAATTTCGCCTTCATCGGCCTGGCCCTGCTCTTTCTCTACGGCCGCACCCTGGGCATGCATGCGGCCAACGTCGTGGCTGCCTGCCTGGCCCTGCTCTATCTGGTCCTGGCCGTTTTGCAGACCACCCAGGTCAGTCTGCCCATGGCCTTGCATGAAGCCTCCCTGTACGCTTCCCTGCACGTCTTGTCCCTGGCCCTCATGCTCCTCCTGGTCCAGATGAACTCCAGACGGATGCAGCATCTGCTCCAGGAAATGACTGAAACGGAGATGCATCTCCGCCGCTCGGAAGCCCTCAAGCGCAAGGTCCTGGACTGGATGCCCAGCGGCCTCTTGGTCCTGGACCCCACTGGGCGCATCTCAACCATCAACCCCCAGGCCCTGGCCTGGGCCCCGTTTGAAGATATTCGGCAGGCCGTATCCCGCTCAGTGGCCGAGATCTTTCCCGGCCTGCATACCCTGTGGGCGGCATGGGACGGGCAGACCCCCCTGCGATCCGAGTTCACCCACAGGGAGCGGCTCTTTGGGGCCACCCTGACCCGGCTGCCCGAGGCCCGAGGATCCCTGATCCTGTTCACCGACATCACCCGAATCAAGGAACTGGAAGCTCAGGTCAAGGAAATGGAGAAGATGGCCGCGGTGGGAGAGCTGGCCGCAGGTCTGGCCCACGAAATCAAGAACCCCTTGTCCGGGATCAAGACCAGCCTGCAGCTTTTGCCCTCATCCAGGCTGTCCGAAGACAAGCGCCGGCGTCTCTACCGAATCGTGGAAGACGATGTTCAGCGCCTGAACCACCTGCTGACCAATTTCCTGGCCTTTGCCCGGCCCAAGGAGGCCAGGGCCCAGAAAATCAACCTGGCTCAATCCGTCCATTCCTGCCTGTTCACCCTGCAGTCCGAGTTTGCCCATGTCCAGTTTGCAGCAGGAGCCGAGCTGGACTCCAAAACCTGGACCTGGGATCCGGACCACTTGCATCAAGTCCTGCTCAATCTGCTCATCAATGCGGCTCAGGCGGCTTCGGAGAACGAACACCCCAGGGTGGAGATCAGGTGGGGGGAAGGTCGGGACACAGAGTATATTGCTATAGCAGACAATGGGCCCGGCCTGGACCCCACGATTGCAGACCGCCTTTTCGATCCGTTTTCCACAACCAAGGCCGAGGGGTCCGGCTTGGGCCTGTCCATCGCCCAGCGCCTGGCCCATCAGAACCAGGCCAATATCAGCTTCACCCGGAACACAGAATGGGCATCCGGGGTCACGGCCCTGATCAGCACCCGGCACCCCTCCGGACCAGGACAAGATTCGTCATCACCCCAACATCCCGGTGTTCAGTCTCCATGA
- the plsY gene encoding glycerol-3-phosphate 1-O-acyltransferase PlsY, translating to MNIVIAGLGWLLVVYLIGSIPFGLLVSRLANGIDPRLTGSKSTGATNVARTCGTGYGILTFVLDAAKGLIPMLLAMGINNSAALLTLTGVAVLLGHLYSVFLNGRGGKGVATTIGVFLALTPTPLFWAVVVCLALIWATGFVSIGSLALVTVLPLFILLAGSFSYLILSLLVLFLVYAKHRDNILRVARGEENPWQRKDYAVTC from the coding sequence ATGAACATCGTGATCGCAGGATTGGGCTGGCTCCTTGTGGTCTATCTTATAGGCTCCATCCCCTTTGGCCTGCTGGTTTCCAGACTGGCCAACGGGATAGACCCCAGGCTGACCGGCAGCAAAAGCACCGGGGCCACCAATGTGGCCCGCACATGCGGAACAGGCTACGGAATCCTGACCTTTGTCCTTGACGCGGCCAAAGGGTTGATCCCCATGCTCCTGGCCATGGGCATCAACAATTCAGCGGCCCTTTTGACCCTCACCGGCGTCGCCGTCCTTTTGGGCCACCTGTACTCCGTCTTTCTCAACGGCCGCGGGGGGAAAGGCGTGGCCACGACGATCGGCGTCTTCCTGGCCCTGACCCCAACCCCCCTGTTCTGGGCCGTTGTGGTCTGCCTTGCGCTCATCTGGGCCACTGGTTTCGTCTCCATCGGCTCCCTGGCACTGGTCACCGTTCTGCCGCTGTTTATCCTTCTGGCCGGCTCCTTTTCCTATCTCATCCTCAGTCTTCTGGTCCTGTTTTTGGTGTATGCCAAACACAGGGACAACATCCTGCGGGTGGCCCGGGGAGAGGAAAACCCCTGGCAGCGGAAGGATTACGCAGTCACCTGCTAA
- a CDS encoding DUF2065 domain-containing protein, with product MSFDVHFLLTALGLAFILEGLPYFLFAERMPSVLQSLLNQPPFVLRLMGVAALVAGLALVYLGRFWA from the coding sequence ATGTCTTTTGATGTGCACTTCTTGCTCACTGCCCTGGGGCTGGCGTTTATCCTGGAGGGCCTGCCGTATTTTCTTTTTGCCGAACGGATGCCCTCTGTCCTGCAGTCCCTTCTCAACCAGCCTCCTTTTGTTCTCCGGCTGATGGGAGTGGCGGCTCTTGTGGCCGGGCTGGCTTTGGTCTATCTGGGCCGGTTTTGGGCATAA